In one Polaribacter sp. ALD11 genomic region, the following are encoded:
- a CDS encoding HIT family protein, protein MSIFTKIITGEIPSYKVAENENFIAFLDINPNAKGHTLVVPKKEENKLFDLSRDAYKDLMDFSYTVAKALEKAIPCKRIGMSVIGLEVPHVHVHLIPLDEMADIQFSKKVKLTNDEFVSLAERIAAEF, encoded by the coding sequence ATGAGCATATTTACAAAAATAATTACAGGAGAAATACCAAGTTATAAAGTAGCAGAAAATGAAAATTTTATTGCTTTTTTAGATATTAATCCGAATGCTAAAGGACACACTTTAGTGGTGCCTAAAAAAGAAGAAAATAAGCTTTTCGACTTGTCTAGAGACGCATATAAAGATTTGATGGATTTTTCTTATACCGTTGCAAAAGCATTGGAGAAAGCAATTCCTTGTAAAAGAATAGGAATGAGTGTAATTGGTTTAGAAGTACCTCATGTGCATGTGCATTTAATTCCGTTAGATGAAATGGCAGATATTCAATTTTCGAAAAAAGTAAAATTAACAAATGATGAGTTTGTAAGTTTGGCTGAAAGAATTGCTGCTGAGTTTTAG
- a CDS encoding PAS domain-containing sensor histidine kinase, whose translation MNFLTNTLLFKRIAILVSLIIVSLILWNTYMFFQKFKNEERVKMEILGIAQKELASADLNSDITLQDKIITTNTSIPLILVDGQGNIESFQNLDPVKSLDSKYIEEQLEKMKTENTPIEISYKGKNKQFIYYRNSDLLNRLTYYPIALILILFLFLSVIYLFYNSNKAAETNKLWTGMAKETAHQIGTPLSSLLGWIAILKMEKIDDKYVEEIEKDVARLNTIANRFSKIGSTPELKKENIVVITKQAFDYLESRSSKQITFYFTTSDKEILTNLNTELFGWVIENLIKNAIDAMQKEGSLNLRIENTPKKVKITVSDTGKGMPKKLYKQIFKPGFTTKKRGWGLGLSLSKRIVEDYHKGKIFVQKSEIGKGTTFQILLDKV comes from the coding sequence ATGAATTTTCTAACCAACACGCTTCTATTTAAAAGAATTGCCATTTTAGTTTCTTTGATTATTGTTTCTCTAATCTTATGGAACACCTATATGTTTTTTCAGAAATTTAAAAATGAAGAAAGGGTTAAAATGGAAATTTTAGGAATTGCTCAAAAAGAATTGGCGAGCGCAGATTTAAATTCCGACATTACTTTACAAGATAAAATTATTACCACCAACACAAGTATTCCTTTAATTTTAGTTGACGGACAAGGAAATATTGAATCCTTTCAAAATTTAGACCCTGTAAAATCTTTAGATTCGAAGTACATTGAAGAGCAGTTGGAAAAAATGAAGACCGAAAACACACCAATTGAGATTAGCTATAAAGGGAAAAACAAACAATTTATTTATTATAGAAATTCAGATTTATTAAACAGACTTACCTATTATCCCATTGCCTTAATTTTAATATTATTTCTTTTTTTAAGCGTAATTTATCTCTTTTACAATTCTAATAAAGCTGCAGAAACCAATAAATTATGGACCGGAATGGCAAAAGAAACCGCACATCAAATTGGTACACCTCTGTCTTCTCTTTTAGGATGGATTGCCATTTTAAAAATGGAAAAAATAGATGATAAATATGTCGAAGAAATAGAAAAAGACGTTGCTAGACTAAACACCATTGCAAATCGATTTTCTAAAATTGGTTCTACACCAGAGTTAAAAAAAGAAAATATTGTTGTCATTACAAAACAAGCATTCGATTATTTAGAGTCGAGAAGTTCTAAACAAATCACATTTTACTTTACAACTTCAGACAAAGAAATTTTAACCAACCTTAACACAGAATTGTTTGGTTGGGTTATAGAAAACCTTATTAAAAACGCCATTGATGCAATGCAAAAAGAAGGTTCTTTAAATTTAAGAATAGAAAATACACCAAAAAAAGTAAAAATAACGGTTTCTGATACCGGAAAAGGAATGCCAAAAAAATTATACAAGCAGATTTTTAAACCAGGTTTTACTACAAAAAAACGTGGTTGGGGCTTAGGCTTATCACTTTCTAAACGTATTGTAGAAGATTACCACAAAGGAAAAATATTTGTACAAAAATCTGAAATAGGAAAAGGAACTACATTCCAGATTTTGTTAGATAAGGTTTAG